From the Lycium ferocissimum isolate CSIRO_LF1 unplaced genomic scaffold, AGI_CSIRO_Lferr_CH_V1 ctg6748, whole genome shotgun sequence genome, the window AATCCTACAGAGGTGTGGGTCGTGGTTTTTTCACCCTTTGTGAGTcgggtggtttccacgtaaaaattgATGTGTTCTTACATTCCTATTCCGCAAACGCTAGCTTGGAACAGGTAAAGCAAAGTGGTCTATCCTATTGGCAAAAATCTGGTATACAGTAGGATAGATTACTGGTCGTGCAGATTATtaattggtatcagagtaggtTCTCTTTAAAAGACTAACACCTTAAGAGAAGATCATGACGAATACGACACTAGAAATTAGACAAAGCAAAGGAGAATCAATCTACAGGCCATAATTGTTCAAAGGTCAGCAATATTTCCTATGGAAGAATCGTATGGAGACTTACGTAATGGGTGTGGACTATGATCACTGGATAATCACAACTAGAGGACCGCTGATTCCCATAAAGACCATACGTGATGGTACAAGAAGTGACAAAACTGAAGAAGAATTTGTGGTTGAAGACTTTAGAATGATGAAACTAAATGCTAAAGAAGTCAACATTCTACATTGTACTCTAGGAAGAGACGAGTACAATAGAGTCTCAGGATGCTCTAGTGCCAAGGAAATTTGGGATTTGCTGACACAAACTCGTGAAGTTATGTCTCAAAAAAGACAACTCAGATTAAATATGCCTCTGAGGAAATATGAACTATTTGCAATGAGTTAAAAGGAATTTGTTAGGGACATGTTCACCAGAGTCGCCAATATTACTAGCAATCTTATGACACTTGGTAAAGTTTTTCTCACTGAAGATTTAGTTATGAAAATCTTGAGAAGTATTCCGCCTTCATGGAAGTGAAAAGTCTTAGCCATTAAAGAAGTGTGTGAGATAAGCACAATGCGAATGGAGGACTTATTCGTTAACTTGCAAACACACGAACTTGAGAAAATTGATCATATCAAGGAGGGTTCTTCAGATCCAAAAGTCATGAAGACTGATTCGGACATTGATGAAGACGAACTAAGGGTACGTGCTCACAGGCACGACAATAACTAGAAGATGGAAAGGATTGAAGAaggaaatttcataaataagGATAACCACAAAGGGTGTTCCGTCTGTGGAAGATCTAATTCTATGATTAAGAATCGCCCACCATGGGGAGTACGATGGAAAAAGTCTATGATAGCTGGATGGAGTTCAAGCTCTAAGGAAGACTCTGAGGATGAAGCTGATCACACTGCTCTCATGACCATTTAAGACTTAGATCCAGACATCGATGAAGACACCTAGGAAAGTATTCTTGACCTTGAAAATCTAGGTCCACTAAGAAAAGACTTATGACCTTAATAATCAATGTGAGTAGTGAATATCGAGACATGAATGCTAAAAAAGTTGAGTTGCTTCGTACCATTGCTACCTTAAAAATGGGCTCATAGATAGCA encodes:
- the LOC132045477 gene encoding uncharacterized protein LOC132045477; its protein translation is MGVDYDHWIITTRGPLIPIKTIRDGTRSDKTEEEFVVEDFRMMKLNAKEVNILHCTLGRDEYNRVSGCSSAKEIWDLLTQTREVMSQKRQLRLNMPLRKYELFAMS